A genome region from Nilaparvata lugens isolate BPH unplaced genomic scaffold, ASM1435652v1 scaffold8574, whole genome shotgun sequence includes the following:
- the LOC111050325 gene encoding uncharacterized protein LOC111050325, whose protein sequence is MDEVTSFSILKKCSIIPKAIKSIICSTSRNFLFVWSSQEVYVYEYKLAIVDGLPELNGYEETFNFGNNIVAVISSEENVYALDEKGSVFLFNLDAKSSNSPDDIDIFEASPEEEANRQQSLIGSLDKCDELLAVMEVAGGFASCSKCKQKLIVQIWRVHPLLERIAEHSITDTSPCQ, encoded by the exons ATGGACGAAGTAACATCATTCtccatactaaaaaaatgtagcATTATACCAAAAGCCATAAAGTCTATTATTTGTTCAACTTCAAGAAATTTTCTTTTTGTCTGGAGTTCCCAGGAAGTGTATGTTTATGAGTATAAACTGGCAATTGTTGATGGGCTGCCAGAACTAAATGGATATGag GAAACGTTcaattttggaaataatatagTAGCTGTTATAAGTTCAGAAGAAAACGTGTATGCATTGGACGAAAAAGGATCAGTTTTTCTATTTAATCTCGATGCTAAAAGTTCAAA TTCACCCGatgatatagatatatttgaaGCAAGTCCTGAGGAAGAGGCTAATCGTCAGCAGAGTCTAATAGGTAGTTTAGACAAATGTGATGAATTACTAGCAGTTATGGAAGTGGCTGGCGGATTCGCTTCTTGTTCAAAGTGTAAACAGAAACTGATTGTACAAATCTGGAGAGTGCATCCACTACTAGAAAGAATCGCTGAGCACAGTATTACGGATACATCACCTTGTCAG